In the Rhizobium sp. CB3090 genome, one interval contains:
- a CDS encoding SDR family oxidoreductase → MDLGIMGKRALVLASSKGLGHGIAVALAREGANVLLCGRSGERLESNCKAINAEGQGRADWIWADLNDEMFVETVSKAVTEKLGGLDILVNNTGGPTPGTSEDMTSDKLETYFLSMVARVIALTNALLPGMKTQGWGRILTVASSGVIEPIPNLALSNTLRPALAGWSKTLAAEVAAHGITVNMLLPGSIATDRLADLDSAAAKRSGKSLEEIEAERQQRIPAGRYGRVEEFAATAAFLCSEPASYVTGSMIRCDGGAARSL, encoded by the coding sequence TTGGCCATGGCATAGCCGTCGCGCTGGCGCGCGAAGGGGCAAATGTCCTGCTCTGCGGTCGCAGCGGTGAGAGGCTGGAGAGCAATTGCAAGGCGATCAACGCCGAAGGACAAGGCCGGGCCGATTGGATCTGGGCCGATCTTAACGACGAGATGTTCGTCGAGACCGTCAGCAAAGCGGTCACCGAAAAGCTCGGCGGCCTCGACATTCTCGTCAACAATACCGGCGGGCCGACGCCGGGAACCTCGGAAGATATGACTTCGGACAAGCTGGAAACCTATTTCCTGTCGATGGTGGCGCGGGTCATCGCGCTGACCAATGCGCTGCTTCCGGGCATGAAGACGCAGGGTTGGGGCCGCATCCTGACCGTCGCCTCCTCCGGCGTCATCGAACCGATCCCCAATCTTGCCCTTTCCAATACGCTGCGTCCTGCGCTTGCCGGCTGGAGCAAGACGTTGGCGGCGGAAGTGGCAGCGCATGGCATTACCGTGAATATGTTGCTGCCCGGCAGCATCGCCACCGACCGGCTGGCCGACCTTGATAGCGCGGCAGCCAAACGCAGCGGTAAAAGCCTGGAGGAAATCGAGGCCGAGCGGCAACAGCGCATTCCCGCCGGCCGTTATGGCCGGGTCGAGGAATTTGCGGCGACGGCCGCCTTTCTTTGCAGCGAACCCGCAAGCTATGTCACCGGCTCGATGATCCGCTGCGACGGGGGTGCGGCACGTTCTCTTTGA